The segment ATGAAGCTATACGGACCAATGAAGGAGGACGTTTTCATAAACAGCAATCTCCGATTTCACTTCTGCTTCGGATTCTTCTTTCATCAACAGGAATCGGTGATACAGTTTTTGATCCGTTTGCAGGAACAGGTACAACATGCGTCGTTGCAGAACAGCTATCAAGAAAATCTATCGGTATAGAAATAGACCCGGCAAATATAGAGTGTATCACTAAACGATTAACATCAATACGAGAGGCAGATTCTATCGCAAAATATTATAAAGATTATTCCTACACAGAAAATCTTAAAAATATTTGGAATTCATCAATCGATGTAACTCCGAAGAAAAAAGACACAGCAACCCTTAATCTTTTCGCAGAATAAAAATGTATTCAATCTTTCATTTTTTTGATTCGTTATTACACAATCGTGAAAAATTTTATAAGGTAAAGAAGCTGGAAAATTTTATTTATGATGAAAAACTTTTGTCGTGTAAAAATTCCGGGATTTTTCCTGATATGGCGATTCGATTAAATGCTTATCCACAAGAATTAACAGGCGGTGAACTGATTGAACTGAAGGATAGTGGTAGTTATACTGTTTCATCTTTTAACTCGACAATTCCATCTAGTAAGAAAAAAATATCGAGAATAATTCAAGGCGAAAAAAGTGTTATTAAAGAACAAATGGAGAAAGTGGGAGACGATATTTATTCTCTACCGATAAGAGATGTTTATTATTTAGTTCGTGGCAAGAAAAATAAAACAATAAAAGTATGTCTGGTTCATGGTAGTTTTTTTGAAACGACCCCGATAGAAAATCTTATAAGCCAATCATTCGCTCAAGTTCTTGATGAACGATTACTGCATAGCGATATTCAACTTTCCGATGAAACAAGAAAAAGCCTTCTTTCTATCTTCTCGCAGCAAGAAAACTTCAGTAAAGTAAGAAATGTAGATAACGCGTCAGTTAAACTACGTTTTAGAATAATGACGGAAGTGAAGAAAGAGGGGAATATTCTTAATCCTAAATTATATCCCGAAATAAAGGATAACTCCATCAACCTTATATTGCCTTGCTATACTGAAACTGAAAGAGAGGATTCGATTCGCAAGGTTAAAAATTCAACTAAACCAACAAACTATAAATTACTTAGGTCGTTCTTGATTAAGCATCCGTTGAATGGACCATTTTTAGTATTTCAAACTGATCTAAAATGAAACGACAATACACCCAATAATTTTAAAAAATAGGTACACTATGAACTTCGATTTTACAGAAACACAATTAATGATTAAAGACATGGCGAAGAAATTCGCTGAAGATGTTCTCGCACCGTCTGCTGCCGAGCGAGACGAAAAAGAAGTGTTCCCTTATGAAGCAGTTAAACAAATGGGCGAACTTGGATTGATGGGAATGATGGTCCCCGAGCAATACAACGGTGCCGGACTTGATACAATCAGTTATGTTTTAGCGATGGAAGAAATCTCGAAGGTCGATGCCTCTGCCGGCGTGATAATGTCGGTAAATAATTCGCTGGTTTGTTACGGCATCACAGAATGGGGGAGCGAGTTTCAAAAAGAAAAATACTTAAAAGAATTGGCGACCGGAAAAAAATTAGGTGCGTTCGCTCTTTCGGAACCCGAAGCCGGAAGCGATGCTTCGAATCAAAAAACCACAGCTCTTCGAGATGGTGATTTTTATTTGTTGAATGGGACTAAAAATTTTATTACAAACGGCGCCAATGCAGATGCCGTTTTAGTTATGGCGACTACTGATAAGTCGAAGGGTGCTCACGGGGTTAGTGCATTTATAGTTGATAAAGGTATCCCGGGTTTTGAGGTAGCTAAAAAGGAAAGAAAATTAGGTATCCGAAGTTCGGATACTGTCTCGTTATCTTTTACCGATTGCAAAGTTCCTGTCGAAAACCGTATCGGCGACGAGGGTTTTGGTTTTAAATTTGCGATGAAAACACTTGACGGCGGTCGCATTGGAATTGCTTCGCAAGCATTAGGTATCGCACAAGCGTCTCTTGAAGCCGCTCTGAAGTATTCGAAGGAAAGGAAAGCTTTTGGACAGTATATTTCCGAATTTCAGGGGATACAATTCAAGCTTGCCGATATGGCTACAAAAATCGAGGCAGCACGGCTTTTAACTTTAAAATCGGCAGCCCTCAAAGATGCTAACAAACCTTATGGCTCTGCATCGGCAATGGCGAAGCTGTTTGCTTCGAAAGTATCCGTAGATGCTGCACTTGAGGCAATCCAAATTCACGGTGGATATGGATATGTGAAAGATTATCCTGTCGAACGTTATCTACGCGATGCCAAAATTACTGAAATTTATGAAGGAACCTCGGAAGTTCAACGCATAGTAATTGCAAGGAGCTTGCTGAGAGATTAAAAGAATGAAATTCAATTTCCTAATACTAATTTTGCTAATATCGAGTTTTATGCTCTTTTCGAGTTGTAGAAAGAAAGAAACGAACACGCAGCAAAACCCTTTACAAAGTTTAATATTTAATGTTGATGAATCAGTTATCGATAAAAAAATAACTAATAAAGAGCATAATATCTCATATCGCATTCCGAAAAATTGGAATAGGATTTCACTATCTGATATTGAGGAAAAACTAAAAGTGATTCTGAAAAATCCGACCTCTAATGAAAAAAGTAATATTATTTTATTAGACGCTTATAATGACACCGACCGAAACAGCTATTTGATTCTATCAGAGATAGAGGGAATTGATTTTGGCACTGATAATTTTAGGTATAAATTTGAGAACGCACTCAGAAATTCTATTGTTCAGGTTAATTCTATAAACTCAGCCGAATTTTTATTTTTACCATGGCATATCTATCAATTCCAAATAGTACACAATCAATTTATTTTTGTAAAAATGATTTTGAGTAAGTACCGGTCGGTCTCAAAAGTATATCAAATCGATTTTCTAACAAATGTTGAAAAATACCCATCTATGGCTCGGGTTTTAGAGTCGTTTGTGGGTTCGTTACAATTAATCAATCATAACTAATAAATTAAAGGAGTATTTATGTTAAAAAAAATAATTTGTTTAATTCTCGT is part of the Bacteroidota bacterium genome and harbors:
- a CDS encoding acyl-CoA dehydrogenase, producing MNFDFTETQLMIKDMAKKFAEDVLAPSAAERDEKEVFPYEAVKQMGELGLMGMMVPEQYNGAGLDTISYVLAMEEISKVDASAGVIMSVNNSLVCYGITEWGSEFQKEKYLKELATGKKLGAFALSEPEAGSDASNQKTTALRDGDFYLLNGTKNFITNGANADAVLVMATTDKSKGAHGVSAFIVDKGIPGFEVAKKERKLGIRSSDTVSLSFTDCKVPVENRIGDEGFGFKFAMKTLDGGRIGIASQALGIAQASLEAALKYSKERKAFGQYISEFQGIQFKLADMATKIEAARLLTLKSAALKDANKPYGSASAMAKLFASKVSVDAALEAIQIHGGYGYVKDYPVERYLRDAKITEIYEGTSEVQRIVIARSLLRD